GCGACCTGGTCGGCGAGTTGTGGATGCGCCATTTCTGCCAGGTGCTCGGGTTCGAGCTGGCAGACGAATACCGGCGGCTGTCGCAGATCCTGCGCGGCCACCTCGCGCCGCGCGAAGACTCGGTGCTGGTGGTGGACGAGCATTCCGTCGCCGACGCGCTGGCACTGCTGGAGACCTCGGTCGAACGCGCCGACGGCGTTGCGCGTGCGGCCAGCCCGAGCGACGCGGCACGGCGCATCTCGGCCGACATCGCCACCTGGCCCGAAATGCAGAACGTGCCGGACACGATCCGCGATTTTGTGCTCGGTCCCTGGTCCGAGGTCATCGCGCAGGCGGAAGCGCACGCCGGCAACGCCGAAGGGCCGCCGAGCGATCCGGACGGCTACCTGGCGCTGGTGCGTCCGCTGTTTTGGAGCGCGCAGCCGACACTCGGGCGCGCCGACATCCAGCGGCTGCTGGTCACCGTGCCTTCGCTGCTGTCGCGGCTGAGGTCCGGCCTGCAGAGCATCGGCTACCCGGCCGAGCAGGCGGCCGACTTCTTCCAGATGCTCGACGACCTGCACGGCGTGGCCGCGCGGGCTGCCGGCAGTTCATTCGCCATGCGCCGACAACCACGTGCCCACGGTGCCGCCACCGAAGGCCTGCCGGCGCCGCTGCAGGCCACGGCGGTGCCGTCGGAGGACATCGGCGCGCCCGCGGTCGCCACCGTCTCGCCGGCTGCGGCCTCGCAGGTGCTGCAGCTCGGGGCGCAGCTCGCGGCGTGGGAAGGTGGCCGCTGGGTGCGCTGGGAACTCGTGTGGATGAGCCCCAAGGGCAAGTTGCTGATGTTCAGCACCGAAGACGGCGAAGTCGACAGCCTGAGCCGCGCCGGCTGCATCCGCCGCATCGTGGAGCAGCGCATGCACGTCATTCCCGACATCGCCTTCTGACGGGCGATGCCGGCACCGCCCACCCGGGCGGCGCTCAGTCGAGCAGGGCGGCGGCGTGGTGGGCCAGGTGGTCCTCGACGAAGCTTTGTATGAAGTAATAGCCGTGGTCGTAGCCGGGCTGGCGCCGAAGCGTCAGCGGCTGCGCGACGTGCTGGCAGGCTTCTTCGAACGCAGCTGGGAACAGCTGGTCGGCCAGGAATTTGTCGTCCAGGCCCTGGTCGATAAGGATGCCCGCGGGGTAGGGCGCCGTCGCTTGCGAACGCATGAGCGCGCTGGCGTCGTGTTCGAGCCACCGGGCCCGGTCCTGGCCGAGATAGCCGCCGAAGGCTTTTTGGCCCCAGGGGCACTGGCTCGGCGCGCAGATCGGCGCGAA
The nucleotide sequence above comes from Xylophilus sp. GOD-11R. Encoded proteins:
- a CDS encoding DUF1631 family protein → MNHAAAVPPARNPLDLCIDDAVSHAGILMAELVARARRSLYEAALRPGNQGEAAAAATQARQALGDKAGFFEDQFGAALLAAMRHPQPDIADGYRDALDVSRPVLDAPLAEFSALADTAMGMTEALAGINPLTPECVVQALHAVAVAAGPSDLVGELWMRHFCQVLGFELADEYRRLSQILRGHLAPREDSVLVVDEHSVADALALLETSVERADGVARAASPSDAARRISADIATWPEMQNVPDTIRDFVLGPWSEVIAQAEAHAGNAEGPPSDPDGYLALVRPLFWSAQPTLGRADIQRLLVTVPSLLSRLRSGLQSIGYPAEQAADFFQMLDDLHGVAARAAGSSFAMRRQPRAHGAATEGLPAPLQATAVPSEDIGAPAVATVSPAAASQVLQLGAQLAAWEGGRWVRWELVWMSPKGKLLMFSTEDGEVDSLSRAGCIRRIVEQRMHVIPDIAF